In a single window of the Eshraghiella crossota genome:
- the cmk gene encoding (d)CMP kinase — translation MIYNIAIDGPAGAGKSTIAKRVAKNLGFIYVDTGAMYRAMAVYFLDKGIDVKDEDAVSRDCDNVNIMIEYKDNLQQVILNGENITSRLRTEEVGNTASAVAVYPAVRKKLVELQKELAKKTSVVMDGRDIGSCVLKDAICKIYLTASVECRALRRMAELQEKGVDTSLEIIKADISDRDYRDMHRDVSPLVQAEDAVYLDSSDMGIEEVTDKIISIFNEKAGK, via the coding sequence ATGATATACAATATAGCAATAGACGGACCGGCAGGAGCCGGAAAAAGCACAATAGCAAAGCGTGTAGCCAAAAATCTTGGATTTATATATGTTGATACAGGAGCAATGTACAGGGCAATGGCTGTATATTTTCTTGACAAAGGAATAGATGTCAAGGATGAAGATGCTGTAAGCAGGGATTGTGATAATGTTAACATTATGATTGAGTACAAGGATAATCTGCAGCAGGTTATTTTAAACGGTGAAAACATAACATCGCGATTAAGAACAGAAGAAGTTGGCAATACTGCTTCTGCGGTGGCTGTGTATCCTGCCGTAAGAAAAAAACTTGTAGAACTCCAGAAAGAACTGGCAAAAAAAACAAGCGTTGTTATGGACGGCAGGGACATAGGTTCATGTGTATTAAAGGATGCAATCTGCAAAATATATCTTACCGCAAGTGTTGAATGCAGGGCTTTAAGAAGAATGGCCGAACTGCAGGAAAAAGGCGTTGATACTTCCCTTGAGATAATTAAGGCAGATATATCGGACAGGGATTACAGGGATATGCATAGGGATGTATCACCTCTTGTACAGGCAGAAGATGCGGTTTATCTTGATTCTTCGGATATGGGAATTGAAGAAGTGACTGATAAAATCATATCAATATTCAATGAAAAGGCGGGAAAATAA
- a CDS encoding sodium ion-translocating decarboxylase subunit beta, translating into MVLDTLKNLWEQTGFMNLEWGNYVMVLVALVFLYLAIAKGFEPLLLVPIAFGMLLVNLFPDIMKEIKGGEAGGLLRYFYLLDEWSILPSLIFLGVGAMTDFGPLIANPKSFLLGAAAQIGIFAAYFLAIIFGFNGAAAAAISIIGGADGPTSIFLAGKLGQTDLMGPIAVAAYSYMSLVPIIQPPIMKLLTTKKERAVKMEQLRPVSKLEKILFPIVVTVVVVLILPTTAPLVGFLMLGNLFKECGVTKQLAETASNALMYIVVILLGTSVGASTSAANFLNANTLKIVALGLVAFAVGTAAGVLFGKIMCKVTKGKVNPLIGSAGVSAVPMAARVSQKVGAETDPTNFLLMHAMGPNVAGVIGTAVVAGTFMAIFGVA; encoded by the coding sequence ATGGTTCTTGATACACTAAAGAATCTTTGGGAACAGACAGGCTTTATGAACCTTGAATGGGGTAACTATGTCATGGTTCTCGTAGCATTGGTATTTTTGTACCTTGCTATAGCAAAAGGATTTGAACCATTACTTCTGGTTCCTATTGCTTTTGGTATGTTACTTGTAAACCTGTTCCCTGATATTATGAAAGAAATAAAAGGGGGAGAAGCCGGCGGTCTTTTGAGATATTTCTATCTGCTTGACGAATGGAGTATCCTTCCATCACTTATTTTCTTAGGGGTTGGTGCGATGACAGACTTTGGTCCGCTTATTGCCAATCCTAAGAGCTTTTTACTTGGAGCAGCAGCACAGATCGGTATTTTCGCAGCATATTTTCTCGCGATTATTTTTGGATTTAACGGTGCAGCTGCAGCAGCCATATCAATTATCGGCGGTGCTGACGGACCTACATCCATTTTCCTTGCAGGGAAGCTCGGACAGACTGACTTAATGGGACCAATTGCGGTTGCGGCATATTCATATATGTCACTCGTTCCTATTATACAGCCACCGATTATGAAACTTTTAACAACTAAGAAAGAAAGAGCTGTCAAGATGGAACAGTTAAGACCTGTTTCAAAGTTAGAGAAGATTCTTTTCCCAATAGTTGTAACTGTTGTAGTTGTACTTATTTTACCAACTACAGCACCACTTGTAGGATTTTTAATGCTTGGTAACCTCTTCAAAGAGTGCGGAGTTACAAAGCAGCTTGCAGAAACTGCATCAAATGCTTTGATGTACATTGTAGTTATTCTTCTTGGAACATCAGTAGGAGCATCAACAAGTGCAGCTAACTTCCTTAATGCCAACACACTTAAGATTGTTGCATTGGGACTTGTTGCTTTTGCGGTGGGAACCGCAGCCGGTGTCCTTTTCGGAAAAATTATGTGTAAGGTAACGAAAGGTAAGGTTAATCCGCTTATAGGTTCCGCCGGAGTATCGGCAGTACCTATGGCAGCCCGTGTTTCGCAGAAAGTTGGAGCGGAAACAGATCCAACCAACTTCCTTCTTATGCATGCTATGGGACCTAACGTTGCCGGTGTTATCGGAACAGCCGTTGTAGCCGGAACATTTATGGCTATCTTTGGCGTTGCTTAA
- a CDS encoding OadG family protein yields the protein MNLAMILMESMATRLKDAGINTLICICVVFAVLIFISLVISLFSFIPKAEAAAARKKARKIEEKELAAKAVDNAVSQIETKETEVSEVIEEPENLTDDLELVAVIAAAIAASQNAVSTDGFVVRSIRKVRR from the coding sequence ATGAACTTAGCTATGATATTAATGGAAAGTATGGCAACCAGGTTAAAGGATGCCGGAATAAATACACTTATCTGCATTTGTGTCGTATTTGCTGTTCTTATTTTTATTTCACTTGTAATAAGCCTGTTTTCTTTTATTCCTAAGGCTGAGGCAGCCGCTGCCAGAAAAAAGGCCAGAAAGATAGAAGAAAAAGAACTTGCTGCTAAAGCTGTTGACAATGCGGTTTCACAGATTGAGACCAAGGAAACAGAAGTTAGTGAAGTAATTGAAGAACCTGAGAATCTGACAGATGATCTTGAACTTGTTGCTGTTATTGCAGCAGCAATCGCAGCATCGCAGAATGCGGTAAGTACAGATGGATTTGTTGTCCGTTCAATTAGAAAAGTTAGGAGATAA
- the ispH gene encoding 4-hydroxy-3-methylbut-2-enyl diphosphate reductase — MEVIVAKNSGFCFGVKRAVDMVYSQIGHGNIYTFGPVIHNEEVIKDLENNGVKVINSVEEAADVPKGTVIIRAHGVPEHIYREILSLGHKVVDATCPFVLKIHNIVKEAAAKGEFVVIIGDEKHPEVQGIMGAAAGQCAVIDTEEKAEKFIEDNKNKLKKICIVSQTTFNYNKFKYLVEIFQKNSYDSVGILNTICNATEVRQTEAGELASMVDAMIVIGGRTSSNTQKLYDICKKVCKHTFYIQNADDMDYDILRGMDRVGITAGASTPNIIIEEVLKRCQI, encoded by the coding sequence TTGGAAGTTATTGTAGCTAAAAATTCCGGATTCTGTTTCGGCGTTAAAAGAGCTGTGGATATGGTATATTCACAGATAGGACATGGTAATATATATACTTTCGGTCCGGTCATACACAATGAAGAAGTTATAAAAGACCTTGAAAATAACGGCGTTAAAGTTATTAATTCCGTTGAAGAAGCGGCAGATGTTCCAAAGGGAACTGTAATAATCAGGGCACACGGTGTTCCGGAGCATATATACAGAGAAATTTTATCACTTGGCCATAAAGTGGTGGATGCCACATGCCCTTTTGTACTTAAGATACATAACATAGTAAAGGAAGCTGCCGCCAAAGGCGAATTTGTTGTGATAATCGGTGATGAGAAACATCCTGAAGTGCAGGGAATTATGGGTGCAGCAGCAGGACAATGTGCGGTAATTGACACAGAGGAAAAAGCTGAAAAATTTATAGAGGACAATAAAAATAAGTTAAAAAAAATATGTATTGTGTCCCAAACAACATTTAATTATAATAAGTTTAAATATCTTGTTGAAATTTTTCAAAAAAACAGTTATGATAGTGTTGGTATTTTGAATACTATTTGTAATGCTACGGAGGTAAGGCAGACAGAAGCCGGAGAACTTGCATCAATGGTTGATGCCATGATTGTAATCGGCGGACGTACAAGTTCTAATACCCAGAAGCTTTACGACATTTGTAAGAAAGTATGTAAACATACTTTTTATATACAAAATGCTGATGATATGGACTACGACATACTAAGAGGAATGGATAGAGTCGGTATTACAGCCGGGGCATCTACCCCAAACATAATAATCGAGGAGGTTCTAAAACGATGTCAGATTTAA
- a CDS encoding ribonuclease H-like domain-containing protein: MLIYDKKLDSDYTFFGIPDVSKEKVLYFDIETTGFSPATSILYLIGCVYCDDEGFKFRQWFCDTPESEPDIISDFLDFVKSFSVIVHYNGSSFDIPFIIKKCDIHHIPCDFSGIESFDIYKNISMLKSLLKLENLKQKSIESFMSVPRDDKYSGGELIKVYEEYLKSADDSLLNLLLLHNHDDVMGMVKILPVINYNCLNSGGYEIVSADVCDSVTPVGGIRKEVIIELALDSFLPKRISGGNNNFYFTACGNLAKISINIYTGELKYFYPDYKNYYYLPGEDRSIHKSVAFYVDKDFRTKAKAANCYSKKSGIFLPQYEEIINPYFKIDYYDKITYFECSQDFLADKNLVKKYCESLFRKI, from the coding sequence ATGCTTATTTATGATAAAAAATTAGATTCAGACTATACATTCTTCGGAATTCCCGATGTATCTAAAGAGAAAGTTTTGTATTTTGATATTGAAACTACCGGATTTTCTCCCGCCACTTCCATTTTATACCTTATCGGATGTGTATATTGTGACGATGAAGGTTTTAAGTTCAGGCAGTGGTTTTGCGATACTCCCGAAAGCGAACCGGATATCATCTCGGATTTTCTTGATTTTGTGAAATCATTTTCAGTCATTGTCCATTACAACGGCAGTAGTTTTGATATCCCTTTCATTATAAAAAAATGTGATATTCACCATATTCCATGTGATTTTTCAGGTATCGAAAGCTTCGACATATATAAAAACATAAGCATGCTTAAGTCTTTGCTCAAGCTTGAAAATCTTAAGCAGAAATCCATTGAATCTTTTATGTCGGTTCCAAGGGATGATAAATATTCAGGCGGTGAGCTTATAAAAGTATATGAGGAATACCTGAAATCGGCAGATGATTCCCTGCTTAATCTTCTTTTGCTCCATAACCACGATGATGTAATGGGTATGGTTAAGATTCTCCCGGTAATCAACTATAACTGCCTTAATTCCGGTGGCTATGAAATAGTTTCCGCGGATGTCTGCGATTCCGTTACCCCTGTTGGCGGTATCCGCAAGGAAGTCATTATAGAACTTGCCCTTGACAGTTTTCTTCCGAAAAGGATATCCGGTGGCAACAATAATTTTTATTTTACTGCCTGTGGTAACCTTGCAAAAATCAGCATAAATATTTACACCGGAGAGCTTAAATATTTTTATCCCGACTATAAAAATTATTACTATCTTCCGGGCGAGGACCGTTCCATACATAAAAGTGTTGCTTTTTATGTGGATAAGGACTTCCGTACCAAAGCTAAAGCTGCCAACTGTTACAGCAAAAAATCAGGAATATTTCTTCCCCAGTATGAAGAAATTATCAATCCTTATTTTAAAATTGATTACTATGACAAAATAACATATTTTGAATGTTCACAAGATTTTCTGGCAGATAAAAATCTTGTAAAAAAATACTGTGAAAGCCTGTTCAGGAAAATATAA
- a CDS encoding NAD(P)/FAD-dependent oxidoreductase, with amino-acid sequence MSKVIIIGGGAAGMMAAISAAENGNDVHLYEKNEKLGKKIYITGKGRCNVTNGCDVEELFEHIVTNKKFMYSSIYTFDNIRVQEFFENAGCPLKTERGNRVFPVSDKSYDVINALERSMKKYKVDINLFSDVTDLIIEDNVVKGIVVDGKKIYGDKVIVATGGYSYQSTGSTGEGHRLAAKYGHNVTKCSPALVPFNVKEEDVKELQGLSLRNCSIAIYDGNRKLYDDFGELLFTHFGVSGPTVLSASSYVNDIIKKKELKLIIDLKPALDEQTLDERIRRDFDENINKNFANSLDRLFPKSLIPVIIRRSLIASDKKVNEITREERKNLLNTIKRFEFTLTGLRGFNEAIITHGGINVKDIDSSTMESKIIKNLYFAGEMIDVDAVTGGFNLQIAWSTGYLAGLSV; translated from the coding sequence ATGTCTAAAGTAATTATAATAGGAGGGGGCGCTGCGGGAATGATGGCGGCCATTTCAGCGGCAGAGAACGGAAATGACGTACACCTGTATGAGAAGAATGAAAAGCTTGGCAAAAAAATATATATAACCGGAAAAGGAAGATGTAACGTAACCAATGGGTGTGATGTTGAAGAACTTTTTGAACATATTGTAACCAATAAGAAGTTTATGTACAGTTCCATATATACATTTGATAATATAAGGGTGCAGGAATTTTTTGAAAATGCAGGATGCCCTCTCAAGACAGAAAGAGGAAACAGGGTTTTTCCTGTATCCGATAAATCCTATGACGTAATTAATGCCCTGGAACGTTCTATGAAAAAATATAAAGTAGATATTAATCTTTTCTCAGATGTAACCGACCTTATCATTGAGGATAATGTTGTGAAAGGTATTGTGGTTGATGGTAAAAAAATATACGGAGACAAGGTAATTGTAGCTACCGGAGGCTATTCATACCAGAGTACAGGCTCTACAGGCGAAGGCCACAGACTGGCGGCAAAATATGGGCACAATGTTACCAAATGCAGTCCAGCCCTTGTACCTTTTAACGTAAAAGAAGAGGATGTAAAAGAACTTCAGGGGCTTTCGCTAAGGAACTGCAGCATTGCAATATATGACGGCAACAGGAAACTGTATGATGATTTCGGTGAACTTCTTTTCACACATTTCGGAGTAAGCGGACCTACAGTATTAAGCGCCAGCAGCTATGTTAATGACATTATTAAGAAAAAAGAATTAAAACTTATAATTGATTTAAAACCTGCTCTTGATGAACAGACTCTTGATGAAAGAATCAGAAGGGATTTTGATGAAAATATCAATAAAAATTTTGCCAATTCCCTTGACAGATTATTTCCAAAGTCTTTAATCCCTGTTATTATCAGAAGATCCCTGATAGCATCTGATAAAAAGGTAAATGAGATAACGAGAGAGGAAAGAAAAAATCTTCTTAACACTATTAAGAGATTTGAATTTACACTTACGGGATTAAGAGGCTTCAATGAGGCAATAATTACACATGGCGGCATAAATGTCAAAGATATAGACAGCAGCACCATGGAATCAAAAATTATCAAAAACCTGTATTTTGCCGGAGAAATGATAGATGTGGATGCGGTAACAGGCGGATTTAATTTACAGATTGCCTGGTCAACGGGGTATCTGGCAGGGTTATCGGTATAG
- a CDS encoding oxaloacetate decarboxylase subunit alpha has protein sequence MADTINEVKPVKITETILRDAHQSLIATRMTTEQMLPIIDKMDKVGYNAVECWGGATFDACLRFLKEDPWDRLRKLKDGFKNTKLQMLFRGQNILGYRPYADDVVEYFVQKSIANGIDIIRIFDCLNDIRNLETAVKAANKEGGHAQVALSYTLGDAYTLDYWKNMAKEIEEMGANSICIKDMAGLLLPNEATKLVKVLKEGTKLPIELHTHYTSGVASMTYMKAVEAGCDIIDTAMSPLSMGTSQPATEVMAKVFEGTPYDPHLDQSLLAEIADYFRPLREEWIRTGRLDPKVMGVNIKTLLYQVPGGMLSNLVSQLKEMKAEDKYDAVLEEVPRVRKDFGEPPLVTPSSQIVGTQAVLNVVLGERYKSLTKESKDLLLGKYGKTVKPFNPEVQKKAIDLTGEQPITCRFADTLEPELDKLEAEMKQWKQQDEDVLSYALFPQVATDFFKYREAQQHKIDPATAKDGAYPV, from the coding sequence ATGGCAGATACAATTAATGAAGTAAAACCGGTTAAAATAACCGAGACAATTTTAAGAGATGCCCACCAGTCACTCATTGCAACCAGAATGACAACTGAGCAGATGTTACCTATCATCGATAAGATGGATAAGGTCGGATATAACGCAGTAGAGTGCTGGGGCGGAGCTACATTTGATGCTTGTCTTCGTTTCCTTAAAGAAGATCCATGGGATCGTTTAAGAAAGTTAAAAGACGGCTTCAAAAATACTAAACTTCAAATGCTTTTCAGAGGACAGAATATCCTTGGATATCGTCCATATGCAGATGACGTTGTGGAATATTTTGTACAGAAATCAATTGCAAACGGTATTGATATTATCCGTATCTTTGACTGTTTGAATGATATCCGTAACCTTGAGACAGCAGTTAAGGCAGCTAATAAAGAGGGCGGACATGCACAGGTTGCACTTTCCTATACATTAGGAGATGCGTATACTCTTGATTATTGGAAAAATATGGCAAAAGAAATTGAAGAAATGGGTGCTAACAGTATCTGTATTAAAGATATGGCAGGCTTACTTCTTCCAAATGAAGCTACAAAGCTTGTTAAAGTATTAAAGGAAGGCACAAAGCTTCCTATCGAGCTTCATACACATTATACTTCGGGTGTGGCTTCAATGACATACATGAAGGCTGTAGAAGCAGGCTGTGATATAATCGATACAGCAATGTCTCCATTATCAATGGGAACAAGCCAGCCGGCTACAGAAGTTATGGCTAAAGTATTTGAGGGTACTCCTTATGACCCACATCTTGACCAGTCTTTACTCGCTGAAATAGCTGACTACTTCAGACCATTAAGAGAAGAATGGATTAGGACAGGAAGACTTGATCCTAAGGTTATGGGCGTTAATATCAAGACATTACTTTATCAGGTACCGGGCGGCATGCTTTCTAACCTCGTTTCACAGTTAAAGGAAATGAAGGCAGAAGATAAGTATGATGCGGTTCTTGAAGAAGTTCCAAGAGTCCGTAAGGATTTCGGTGAACCACCTCTTGTAACACCATCAAGCCAGATTGTAGGTACACAGGCGGTTCTTAACGTGGTTCTCGGAGAAAGATATAAGAGCCTTACAAAGGAATCTAAAGACCTTTTACTTGGAAAATACGGTAAGACAGTTAAACCATTTAACCCTGAAGTACAGAAGAAGGCTATTGATTTAACAGGCGAGCAGCCTATTACATGCCGTTTTGCTGATACTTTAGAGCCTGAATTAGATAAGCTTGAAGCTGAGATGAAGCAGTGGAAGCAGCAGGATGAAGATGTACTTTCATATGCATTGTTCCCACAGGTTGCAACCGACTTCTTTAAGTACAGAGAAGCACAGCAGCACAAAATTGATCCTGCAACAGCTAAAGACGGAGCTTATCCGGTATAA
- the rpsA gene encoding 30S ribosomal protein S1: protein MSDLSFGQLFEEAEKTRKASVHMGEVLDGTVIEVREDQIILNIDYKSDAIITRNEYTSTPGVDLRTVVKEGDVITAKVIKTNDGDGFVALSVKRLAAELGSKKLEEAFENKTVLTAKVAQVLDGGLSVVIDETKVFIPASLVSDTYEKDLSKYAGQEIEFVITEFNPRKRRIIGDRKQLLVAKKAKMREEVMSKIAVGQVVTGTVKNVTDFGVFIDIGGVDGLLHVSEISWGRIENPKKKFKPGDEVKAYIKDINNDKIALSLKFDNENPWINVAEKYPVGSVVKGKVARMTDFGAFVELEEGVDALLHVSQIAKQHIEKPAEVLKIGQEIEAKVVDLNADEHKISLSIKALLADEEDNQEEETTEE, encoded by the coding sequence ATGTCAGATTTAAGTTTTGGACAGTTATTTGAAGAAGCAGAAAAGACAAGAAAGGCTTCAGTACATATGGGGGAGGTTCTTGACGGTACGGTTATCGAAGTTAGAGAAGACCAGATAATTCTCAACATTGATTATAAATCAGATGCTATTATAACACGCAATGAATATACAAGTACTCCAGGGGTTGACCTTCGTACTGTTGTTAAGGAAGGCGATGTAATCACTGCTAAAGTTATTAAGACTAATGACGGTGACGGATTTGTTGCACTTTCTGTTAAGAGACTTGCTGCTGAACTTGGAAGCAAGAAGTTAGAAGAAGCATTTGAGAACAAGACAGTTCTCACAGCTAAAGTAGCTCAGGTGCTTGATGGTGGATTAAGTGTTGTTATTGATGAGACTAAAGTATTTATCCCTGCAAGCCTTGTTTCTGATACTTATGAAAAGGATTTAAGCAAATATGCAGGACAGGAAATTGAATTCGTAATTACAGAGTTCAATCCAAGAAAGAGAAGAATTATCGGTGACCGTAAGCAGCTTCTTGTAGCTAAGAAAGCTAAGATGAGAGAAGAAGTTATGTCTAAGATTGCCGTGGGACAGGTTGTAACAGGTACAGTTAAGAATGTAACAGATTTTGGTGTATTTATCGATATCGGAGGCGTTGACGGACTTTTGCATGTATCAGAGATTTCATGGGGAAGAATTGAGAACCCTAAGAAGAAATTCAAACCTGGTGATGAAGTTAAAGCCTACATCAAGGATATTAACAATGATAAGATTGCATTAAGCCTTAAGTTCGATAACGAGAATCCATGGATTAATGTTGCAGAGAAATATCCTGTTGGTTCAGTTGTTAAGGGCAAAGTTGCCAGAATGACTGATTTCGGTGCATTTGTTGAACTTGAAGAAGGTGTTGACGCATTACTTCATGTATCACAGATTGCAAAACAGCACATTGAAAAACCTGCAGAGGTTTTAAAGATCGGACAGGAAATAGAAGCTAAGGTTGTTGATCTTAATGCTGATGAACATAAGATTTCACTCAGTATCAAAGCATTACTTGCTGATGAAGAAGACAATCAGGAAGAAGAAACAACAGAAGAATAA
- a CDS encoding CheR family methyltransferase, with product MFETGYDTFKKDILLITKIDLNAYKERQMKRRIDTLIAKHGFKTYNDFVAAIKVNKILLDEFVNYLTINVSEFYRNPEQWTYLEEKVIPELIKNYGHGIRIWSAACSTGDEPYSLAMLLTKFLPLNQIHIIATDIDKQVLEKAHMGLYKDRSLAALPKEFLVKYFRKINDDTYQIKDEIKKCVEFRQANLLKDSYPEHCHLILCRNVLIYFTEEAKLEIYKKFNDSLVSGGVLFVGSTEQISNYKDINYSSTRSFFYKKN from the coding sequence ATGTTTGAAACAGGCTATGATACATTTAAAAAAGATATTTTATTAATTACTAAGATTGATTTGAATGCGTATAAAGAACGGCAGATGAAAAGAAGGATAGATACCCTCATTGCTAAACATGGCTTTAAGACATATAATGATTTTGTTGCGGCAATAAAGGTTAATAAGATTTTACTGGATGAATTTGTTAATTATCTGACAATCAATGTTTCGGAGTTTTACAGAAATCCGGAACAGTGGACATATCTTGAAGAAAAGGTTATACCGGAGCTTATTAAGAATTACGGACATGGCATCAGAATATGGAGTGCGGCATGTTCAACAGGGGATGAACCTTATTCCCTTGCTATGCTTTTAACCAAATTTCTTCCTCTTAACCAGATACATATTATCGCAACAGATATTGATAAACAGGTTCTTGAGAAAGCGCATATGGGTCTTTATAAGGATAGGAGCCTTGCAGCCCTGCCAAAGGAATTTCTTGTGAAATATTTCAGAAAAATTAATGATGATACTTATCAGATAAAAGATGAAATTAAAAAATGTGTGGAATTCAGGCAGGCTAACCTTTTGAAAGACAGTTATCCCGAACATTGCCACCTTATCCTTTGCAGAAATGTGCTTATATATTTTACGGAAGAAGCTAAGCTTGAAATATACAAAAAATTCAACGATTCTCTTGTATCAGGCGGTGTATTATTTGTAGGAAGCACAGAACAGATAAGCAATTATAAGGATATTAATTATTCATCCACAAGGTCGTTTTTTTATAAGAAAAATTAA
- a CDS encoding MurR/RpiR family transcriptional regulator, which yields MGQNILEALNGKIPDLSKNHKKIARYIIENIDEAAFLTAAEIGKKLDISESTVVRFATALGYAGFPAFQRELSFYLRNRLKEVNKIDIKSEISHSAIIDYVMQSDCEKIKSSLEDVNSEVFDTAVSLIKNAGCVYVVGIRTAAPLADIFEFYLRMVVDRVVKVTTNSSSEIFEQMINVNEKDVVIGISFPRYSMRTLKAMEFANDRKARVISITDSIYSPMNLYSSCNLFAKNELATVVDSMVAPMSLINALIIALCIENSDKVVDRLETLSQVWDDYQVTNNDEINYLDDNIMNDLKGLKNNV from the coding sequence ATGGGACAGAATATACTTGAAGCCTTGAACGGGAAAATACCGGATTTAAGTAAAAATCATAAAAAAATAGCAAGGTACATAATTGAAAATATCGATGAAGCTGCATTTCTTACTGCTGCGGAAATCGGTAAAAAACTGGATATAAGTGAATCCACTGTAGTAAGATTTGCTACAGCACTGGGTTATGCAGGTTTTCCGGCATTCCAGAGGGAACTTTCTTTTTACCTTCGGAACAGGCTTAAAGAAGTTAACAAAATAGATATCAAATCCGAGATAAGCCATTCGGCCATAATCGATTATGTAATGCAGAGTGACTGCGAAAAGATTAAGTCCTCATTGGAGGATGTTAATTCGGAAGTGTTTGATACGGCAGTCAGCCTCATAAAAAATGCCGGATGTGTATATGTTGTAGGTATCAGGACAGCGGCACCTCTTGCCGATATTTTTGAATTTTATCTTCGGATGGTTGTGGACAGGGTTGTAAAGGTAACGACCAACAGTTCAAGTGAGATTTTTGAACAGATGATAAATGTAAATGAAAAAGATGTGGTTATAGGAATCAGTTTTCCAAGGTATTCCATGAGAACGCTGAAAGCCATGGAATTTGCAAATGACAGAAAGGCAAGGGTTATTTCAATAACTGATAGTATTTATTCACCGATGAATCTCTATTCGTCATGTAATCTTTTTGCCAAAAATGAACTGGCGACCGTTGTAGACTCAATGGTGGCACCGATGTCACTTATTAATGCACTTATAATTGCACTATGCATTGAAAATTCCGATAAGGTTGTGGACAGGCTTGAGACATTGTCACAGGTATGGGATGATTACCAGGTAACCAATAATGATGAAATTAACTATCTTGACGATAATATTATGAATGATTTGAAAGGTTTAAAAAATAATGTCTAA
- a CDS encoding biotin/lipoyl-containing protein has product MKNYTITVNGNVYDVTVEEGASTGAVSAPAAPKAAPKAAAAPAAKPAATGTAGSVKINAPMPGKIVDVKVKVGDAVKKGQTVLVLEAMKMENDIVAPEDGTVASINAAVGSAVEAGETIATLN; this is encoded by the coding sequence ATGAAAAATTATACTATCACAGTAAATGGTAATGTATATGATGTAACAGTAGAAGAAGGAGCTTCTACAGGAGCAGTAAGTGCACCTGCAGCACCAAAAGCAGCACCAAAGGCAGCAGCCGCACCTGCAGCTAAGCCTGCAGCAACAGGAACAGCCGGTTCTGTTAAAATAAACGCACCTATGCCTGGTAAAATCGTAGATGTTAAGGTTAAGGTGGGAGACGCTGTTAAGAAGGGACAGACAGTTCTTGTTCTTGAAGCTATGAAGATGGAAAATGATATTGTTGCACCGGAAGACGGAACTGTAGCAAGTATAAATGCAGCAGTGGGAAGCGCTGTTGAAGCTGGCGAAACTATTGCAACATTAAATTAG